Proteins encoded in a region of the Inquilinus sp. KBS0705 genome:
- a CDS encoding FAD-dependent oxidoreductase, with product MKNTVIVIGAGAAGLMAAHALAKAGRKVIVLEARNRTGGRIYTISDNLFFKDTELGAEFVHGNLPVTLKLLKEAAIPYRSANAEMWTYRKGKFRENDMVIEDWELLIEKLDNLKQDTNIYDFLEKEFPGDKYAVLRNSVWQYVSGYDTGNPRLASAFALRKEWEHEEMDAQHRVDGGYCAIISYLVRQCKANGGEVLLNSVVKHISWKKGYVTVTTDNAETYEAAQVLIAMPLGVLQANGDEKGAISFYPAIPDHSKAIQQMGFGAVIKLLLEFKQPFWLDEESRKMAGDDIEKMGYLFSEEEIPTWWTQVPDQSNVLTGWIGGPTAADKLNTPDEEILAQGLQSLANIFKRGLEDLKGELIAYRIMNWTADPFTRGSYAYDTVEAPNARKVLQSSVEDTIYFAGEYLYEGTAMGTVEAALASGEEVANKILRK from the coding sequence ATGAAAAATACCGTAATTGTTATTGGGGCTGGTGCCGCCGGGTTAATGGCTGCCCATGCTTTGGCTAAAGCAGGCCGTAAGGTTATTGTACTTGAAGCCCGCAACCGCACAGGTGGCCGCATTTATACTATTAGCGATAATTTGTTTTTTAAAGATACAGAGCTGGGTGCCGAATTTGTACACGGCAACCTGCCTGTAACCCTTAAGTTGTTAAAAGAGGCTGCTATACCCTACCGCAGTGCCAATGCCGAAATGTGGACCTATCGCAAAGGCAAATTCAGGGAGAACGATATGGTAATTGAGGATTGGGAACTGCTAATAGAAAAGTTAGATAACTTGAAGCAGGATACCAATATTTATGATTTTTTAGAAAAGGAGTTTCCGGGTGATAAATACGCTGTATTGCGCAATTCGGTATGGCAATATGTATCGGGCTATGATACGGGCAACCCACGGCTGGCCAGCGCCTTTGCCTTGCGTAAGGAGTGGGAACACGAAGAAATGGATGCCCAACACCGCGTAGATGGCGGCTATTGTGCAATTATAAGTTACCTGGTCAGGCAATGCAAAGCCAATGGCGGCGAAGTGCTGCTTAATTCGGTAGTAAAACATATCAGTTGGAAAAAGGGATATGTAACAGTAACTACTGATAATGCCGAAACATATGAGGCAGCCCAAGTACTTATAGCCATGCCTTTGGGTGTATTACAGGCAAATGGGGATGAAAAAGGCGCGATCAGTTTTTACCCCGCTATACCCGACCATAGCAAAGCCATACAGCAAATGGGTTTTGGCGCGGTAATAAAATTATTGTTGGAGTTTAAACAACCATTTTGGCTGGATGAAGAAAGCCGAAAAATGGCCGGAGACGATATAGAAAAAATGGGCTATTTATTTAGCGAGGAAGAGATACCTACCTGGTGGACCCAAGTGCCCGACCAATCAAACGTGCTTACCGGCTGGATAGGCGGACCGACTGCAGCAGATAAGTTAAACACGCCCGATGAAGAAATTTTAGCGCAGGGCTTACAATCCTTAGCCAACATATTTAAGCGGGGCTTAGAAGACCTGAAAGGCGAACTGATAGCCTACCGAATTATGAACTGGACCGCAGATCCGTTTACGCGTGGCTCTTATGCTTACGATACTGTAGAAGCACCTAACGCACGAAAGGTTTTGCAAAGCTCTGTTGAAGATACAATTTACTTTGCAGGCGAATACTTATATGAAGGCACAGCCATGGGTACGGTTGAAGCAGCCCTGGCAAGTGGTGAGGAAGTGGCTAATAAGATATTAAGAAAATAA
- a CDS encoding lipid-binding SYLF domain-containing protein has protein sequence MKTIKFLGLPLLLSAFFILASAKPADDKGVEKLHDANNVLKEFTKMKESIPHQLLEEYEGIVVIPKLINAGLVVGGKRGKGIAMVKLPNGSWSDPVFVTLTGGSFGFQIGVQSVDLVLVFKNKGVLTKVKNGDFTIGGDISAAAGPVGRSSTASTDHKLEAEIYSYSRSKGLFAGISINGSNLAIDKTANANFYGNTESSATIFESSKSTSPAVVQVKTTLSTF, from the coding sequence ATGAAAACAATCAAATTTTTAGGCCTGCCGCTGCTATTAAGCGCATTTTTTATACTGGCCTCGGCTAAACCTGCCGACGATAAAGGCGTTGAGAAGCTACATGATGCCAACAACGTTTTAAAGGAATTCACCAAGATGAAAGAGAGCATACCCCACCAACTGTTGGAAGAATACGAGGGTATAGTGGTAATACCCAAGCTGATAAACGCCGGATTGGTAGTTGGCGGCAAACGTGGTAAAGGCATTGCCATGGTAAAACTGCCTAATGGCAGCTGGAGCGACCCTGTATTTGTTACCCTAACCGGTGGTAGCTTTGGCTTCCAGATAGGGGTACAATCGGTTGACCTGGTGTTGGTGTTTAAGAACAAAGGAGTGCTTACCAAGGTCAAAAACGGCGATTTTACTATCGGAGGCGACATTTCGGCGGCAGCGGGACCTGTTGGCCGCAGCTCGACAGCGAGTACCGACCATAAGCTGGAAGCTGAGATCTACTCCTACTCGCGCAGTAAGGGTCTTTTTGCCGGTATCAGCATCAATGGTTCTAATTTAGCTATAGATAAAACGGCAAATGCCAACTTTTATGGCAATACCGAGTCGTCTGCTACGATATTTGAGAGTTCTAAGAGCACATCGCCAGCGGTTGTACAGGTAAAAACCACACTGAGCACCTTTTAA
- a CDS encoding RES domain-containing protein produces MTLYRIAKCNYVNDLTGTGARLYGGRWNSEGKSMVYLASSRALAALEVLVHMPPLLLPNNFCIAEIEVPDKNILTLDESTLPDNWQDVSYPAELKQIGNTFIREAAYLMLKVPSAVVPQEYNYLLNPWHPDIKKVSILKTLPFSFDERLKPTFPEKKASK; encoded by the coding sequence ATGACACTTTACCGCATAGCCAAATGCAATTACGTTAACGATTTAACCGGAACCGGTGCCCGCTTGTATGGCGGCCGCTGGAATAGCGAAGGAAAATCGATGGTTTACCTTGCATCTTCGAGGGCATTGGCTGCATTGGAGGTTTTGGTACACATGCCACCGCTATTATTACCTAATAACTTTTGCATTGCCGAAATTGAGGTGCCTGATAAAAACATCTTAACTTTAGATGAAAGCACCTTGCCCGATAACTGGCAGGATGTATCATACCCGGCCGAATTAAAACAAATTGGCAATACTTTTATTCGCGAAGCTGCTTATTTAATGCTTAAAGTACCATCGGCAGTTGTGCCGCAGGAATACAATTACCTGCTTAATCCCTGGCATCCCGACATAAAAAAGGTAAGCATCTTAAAGACCTTACCTTTTAGTTTTGACGAACGGCTTAAGCCAACCTTCCCTGAAAAGAAGGCATCTAAATGA
- a CDS encoding DUF2384 domain-containing protein → MAMYITQASSTPFYNLLGGAKTAKSSSDFDIITLARQGFPKKALLALAKKISLNIQELANIIHISERTLQRYDDDAIIKTEYAEKAVELARLYTRGEEVFGSMDKFKQWVKTPGHIFKGEAPVTILDTSAGFDLVFKELGRIEHGVFA, encoded by the coding sequence ATGGCAATGTATATTACCCAGGCTTCATCAACCCCGTTTTATAATTTGTTAGGCGGGGCAAAAACCGCTAAATCATCTTCTGATTTTGACATCATTACCCTGGCTAGGCAGGGTTTTCCAAAAAAAGCGTTGCTGGCTTTGGCTAAAAAAATATCATTAAACATACAGGAGTTAGCTAACATTATCCACATCTCCGAGCGTACCCTGCAACGCTACGATGATGATGCCATTATTAAAACCGAATATGCCGAGAAGGCCGTTGAGCTTGCCCGCCTGTATACCCGTGGCGAAGAGGTATTTGGTTCGATGGATAAGTTTAAGCAATGGGTAAAAACGCCGGGCCATATTTTTAAAGGCGAGGCCCCGGTTACCATACTTGATACTTCGGCAGGCTTTGATTTAGTCTTTAAAGAGCTTGGCCGCATAGAGCACGGTGTTTTTGCCTGA
- the pyrR gene encoding bifunctional pyr operon transcriptional regulator/uracil phosphoribosyltransferase PyrR, with translation MQNLTLLDGQKFQITIQRLCRQLIENHNDFSGSVLIGIQPRGIYLAYRVAEELRKILPDSKIEQGDLDITFYRDDFRRQGSPLVPNQTKIDFIIEGKKVIMMDDVLWTGRTIRAAMDALQAFGRPDKVELLALVDRRYSRHIPVAPDYVGIEVDSIASQKVVVSWKETDGEDRIVLVSEAK, from the coding sequence ATGCAAAACCTAACGCTGCTCGACGGTCAGAAATTCCAGATAACAATTCAGCGTTTATGTCGTCAATTAATTGAAAATCATAACGATTTTTCAGGCTCAGTTTTAATTGGTATACAGCCACGGGGTATTTACCTGGCCTACCGCGTAGCCGAAGAATTACGAAAAATATTACCGGACAGCAAAATTGAACAGGGCGATTTGGACATTACCTTTTACCGTGATGATTTTAGGAGGCAGGGGTCGCCGCTGGTGCCAAACCAAACCAAGATAGATTTTATAATAGAGGGCAAAAAAGTGATCATGATGGATGATGTACTTTGGACAGGCCGCACTATACGCGCTGCCATGGATGCCCTGCAAGCATTTGGCAGGCCCGATAAAGTCGAGCTGCTGGCTTTAGTAGATAGGCGATACTCGCGCCATATACCGGTAGCACCGGATTATGTAGGCATAGAGGTAGACTCCATAGCATCACAAAAGGTAGTAGTAAGCTGGAAAGAAACTGATGGCGAAGACAGAATAGTGTTGGTGTCTGAAGCAAAATAG
- a CDS encoding sigma-70 family RNA polymerase sigma factor — MTAQANKDQFLFLIQQNKKLIFKVCNAYCADAEDRKDLVQEVIIQLWHSFGNYNNQFKLSTWMYRIALNTAISFYRSDRKRRISTTSINENVFDIADDDSKELDEKVTLLYQFIGRLDELNKALMILYLDNNSYKDIADILGITETNVATKISRIKQYLKTQFDKQQKN, encoded by the coding sequence ATGACTGCGCAAGCCAATAAGGATCAGTTTTTATTCCTGATACAGCAAAACAAAAAGCTGATATTTAAGGTGTGCAATGCCTATTGCGCAGATGCCGAGGACCGCAAGGATCTGGTACAGGAAGTCATCATTCAGTTATGGCATTCCTTCGGTAACTATAACAATCAGTTTAAACTATCTACCTGGATGTATCGCATAGCGCTTAACACAGCTATCTCTTTTTACCGGTCTGACAGGAAAAGGCGCATCAGCACAACATCTATAAACGAGAACGTTTTTGATATCGCCGACGATGATTCAAAAGAACTGGACGAAAAGGTAACCTTACTGTACCAGTTTATTGGCCGTTTAGATGAGCTGAACAAAGCCCTGATGATATTGTACCTGGACAATAACAGTTATAAAGATATAGCCGATATACTGGGCATAACCGAAACCAATGTGGCTACCAAAATAAGCCGTATTAAGCAGTACTTAAAAACACAATTTGACAAACAACAAAAAAACTAA
- a CDS encoding aspartate carbamoyltransferase catalytic subunit: MALSTRHLLGIKDLNREDIELIFETADNFKTVLNRPIKKVPSLRDVTIANIFFENSTRTRLSFELAEKRLSADVVNFAASSSSVSKGETLIDTVNNILAMKVDMVVMRHPYAGAGIFLSKHVKAQIVNAGDGAHEHPTQALLDAFSIRERYGDVAGKKVVIVGDILHSRVALSNILCLKQLGAEVMVCGPTTLIPKYIGALGVKVEHNLVKALNWCDVANMLRIQLERQDIKYFPSLREYTMLYGLNKQILDSLDKEITVMHPGPINRGVEITSDVADSKQSIILDQVENGVAIRMAVLYLLAGQTP; encoded by the coding sequence ATGGCTCTTAGCACACGGCATTTATTAGGGATTAAAGATTTAAACCGCGAGGATATTGAACTGATATTTGAAACGGCAGATAATTTTAAAACGGTTTTAAACAGGCCGATAAAAAAAGTGCCATCGCTAAGGGATGTAACTATCGCCAATATTTTCTTTGAAAACTCTACCCGTACCCGCCTTTCATTCGAACTGGCCGAGAAGAGGCTTTCTGCCGATGTGGTTAACTTTGCAGCTTCGTCATCATCGGTAAGTAAAGGCGAAACCCTGATAGATACCGTAAATAATATACTGGCCATGAAAGTGGATATGGTAGTTATGCGCCACCCTTATGCCGGGGCAGGCATATTCCTGTCAAAACATGTAAAAGCCCAGATAGTAAATGCAGGCGATGGCGCTCATGAGCACCCAACGCAGGCCCTATTGGATGCATTCTCTATCCGCGAACGTTACGGCGATGTAGCCGGTAAAAAAGTAGTTATAGTAGGCGATATCCTGCACTCGCGGGTTGCCTTATCAAATATATTATGCCTTAAACAACTGGGTGCCGAAGTGATGGTATGCGGCCCTACAACGCTTATTCCCAAATATATTGGCGCGCTGGGTGTTAAGGTAGAGCATAACTTGGTAAAGGCCCTTAACTGGTGCGACGTAGCCAATATGCTGCGCATACAACTGGAGCGTCAGGATATTAAGTACTTTCCATCGCTACGCGAGTATACCATGCTGTACGGCCTTAACAAGCAAATACTGGATAGCCTGGACAAAGAGATCACGGTAATGCACCCCGGGCCAATCAACCGCGGTGTAGAGATCACCAGTGACGTAGCCGACAGCAAACAATCCATCATCCTCGACCAGGTAGAAAATGGTGTGGCTATACGTATGGCGGTGCTGTATTTATTGGCAGGCCAAACTCCGTAA
- a CDS encoding 30S ribosomal protein S1: protein MAKKQEAEKELKAKEAELGTVTATAEKETIESEADSISIEEIKSKIASTPSADFDWDADDKKFGNYSDSDREKLEKLYDGTFSSITKGEIISGTVVNINNKDVVLNIGFKSDGLVSVSEFRDTPDLKVGDTVEVFVESQEDANGQLVLSRKRAKTQKSWERINSALDNDEIITGFVKSRTKGGLIVDIMGVEAFLPGSQIDIKPIRDYDVYVGKTMEFKVVKINHEFKNVVVSHKVLIEDDLENQKTEIVAKLEKGQVLEGTVKNITDFGVFIDLGGVDGLLHITDISWGRIEHPREVLSLDQKINVVVLDFDDEKKRIALGLKQLTPHPWQSLDENIAIGSKVKGKIVTVADYGAFLEIIPGVEGLIHVSEMSWSQNLRNPQEFLKVGDEVEAQVLTLDRDERKMSLGIKQLTPDPWQNAGEKYATGTQHVATVKNMTNFGVFVELEDGIDGLIHISDLSWSKKVNHPNEFTKVGEKLDVVVLELDIENRKLSLGHKQLEENPWDTFETIFTIDSIHEGTVIKVTDKGAIVALPYGVEGFAPTKHLVKEDGKALKAEETAEFKIIEFNKENKRIVISHSRIWEEARADARVQEFENRKKEAKSSNNAVKKVKESVEKSTLGDLSVLAQLKEQMEGAESKAAKKPAAAAAKKAEAKAEPEAEAEETEEV from the coding sequence ATGGCAAAAAAACAAGAAGCAGAAAAAGAATTAAAAGCTAAGGAAGCTGAACTGGGTACAGTTACGGCAACCGCAGAAAAGGAAACTATTGAGTCAGAAGCTGATTCAATTTCGATCGAAGAGATCAAATCAAAAATCGCATCTACCCCAAGCGCAGATTTTGACTGGGATGCAGATGACAAAAAGTTTGGTAACTACAGCGATAGCGACCGCGAGAAATTAGAGAAATTGTATGATGGAACTTTTAGTTCAATCACCAAAGGCGAAATTATCTCTGGTACAGTTGTTAACATCAACAACAAAGATGTAGTATTGAATATCGGGTTTAAGTCTGATGGTTTGGTATCAGTTTCTGAATTCCGTGATACACCAGACCTTAAGGTTGGTGATACAGTAGAGGTATTTGTAGAGTCTCAAGAAGATGCTAACGGACAGTTGGTACTTTCTCGTAAACGTGCAAAAACTCAAAAATCATGGGAGCGCATTAATTCAGCTCTGGATAACGATGAGATCATCACAGGTTTTGTTAAAAGCAGAACTAAAGGTGGTTTAATTGTAGATATTATGGGCGTTGAAGCCTTTTTACCAGGTTCACAAATCGACATTAAGCCTATTAGGGATTACGATGTGTACGTTGGTAAAACAATGGAATTTAAAGTTGTTAAGATCAACCACGAATTTAAAAACGTAGTGGTATCGCACAAAGTGCTGATCGAAGACGATTTAGAAAACCAAAAAACCGAAATTGTGGCCAAACTTGAAAAAGGCCAGGTATTGGAAGGTACCGTTAAAAACATTACCGACTTTGGTGTATTTATTGACCTTGGTGGTGTTGACGGTTTACTGCACATTACAGATATATCTTGGGGCCGTATCGAGCATCCACGTGAAGTATTATCATTGGATCAAAAGATCAACGTTGTTGTTCTGGACTTTGATGACGAGAAAAAACGTATTGCTTTGGGCTTAAAACAACTTACACCTCATCCTTGGCAGTCGCTTGACGAGAACATCGCTATCGGCTCTAAAGTAAAAGGTAAAATTGTTACCGTTGCAGATTATGGTGCTTTCTTAGAAATTATCCCGGGTGTTGAAGGTTTAATTCACGTGTCAGAAATGTCATGGTCTCAAAACCTGCGTAACCCTCAGGAATTCCTTAAAGTTGGCGACGAAGTTGAGGCACAAGTTTTAACTTTAGACCGCGACGAGCGCAAAATGAGCTTAGGTATCAAACAATTGACTCCTGACCCATGGCAAAATGCCGGCGAGAAATACGCCACAGGTACTCAGCACGTTGCTACAGTTAAAAACATGACCAACTTTGGTGTGTTTGTTGAACTGGAAGACGGTATCGACGGTTTGATCCACATCTCTGACCTTTCATGGTCTAAAAAAGTAAACCACCCTAACGAATTTACTAAGGTTGGCGAAAAATTAGACGTAGTAGTATTAGAGCTTGACATCGAGAACCGTAAATTAAGCTTAGGCCACAAACAGCTTGAAGAAAACCCTTGGGATACTTTTGAAACCATCTTCACTATCGATTCGATACATGAGGGTACCGTTATCAAGGTAACTGATAAAGGCGCTATTGTAGCTTTACCTTATGGTGTTGAGGGTTTTGCCCCAACCAAACATTTGGTTAAAGAAGACGGTAAGGCTTTAAAAGCTGAAGAAACCGCTGAATTTAAGATCATCGAATTCAACAAAGAGAATAAACGTATAGTTATTTCACACTCACGTATATGGGAAGAAGCTCGTGCTGATGCTCGTGTACAAGAATTTGAAAACCGTAAAAAAGAAGCTAAGTCTTCAAACAATGCGGTTAAGAAAGTGAAAGAATCAGTAGAAAAATCAACTTTAGGCGATTTAAGCGTACTTGCTCAGTTAAAAGAGCAAATGGAAGGCGCTGAAAGCAAAGCAGCTAAAAAACCGGCTGCAGCGGCTGCTAAAAAAGCAGAAGCTAAAGCTGAGCCTGAAGCAGAAGCTGAGGAAACTGAAGAAGTTTAA
- a CDS encoding cupin domain-containing protein yields MDPAPLTVINIHQYTATDAAYKNLILSFVNNHVIRASVMTEDFYWHYHPNSDETFFVTERCLLIDLEDKCIELNTGELFTIPKNVVHRTRPRDKRSVNITFELIDMETVKVER; encoded by the coding sequence ATGGATCCAGCCCCGCTTACCGTTATAAATATCCATCAGTATACCGCTACTGATGCAGCCTACAAAAACTTAATTTTGTCGTTCGTAAACAACCACGTTATACGGGCCAGTGTAATGACCGAAGATTTTTATTGGCATTATCATCCCAACTCCGACGAAACCTTTTTCGTAACTGAAAGGTGCTTGTTAATAGACCTCGAAGATAAATGTATTGAATTGAATACCGGTGAATTGTTTACCATCCCAAAAAACGTAGTGCACCGTACCCGGCCCAGAGATAAGCGCTCGGTTAATATTACTTTCGAGCTTATTGATATGGAAACGGTGAAAGTAGAGCGCTAA
- a CDS encoding tyrosine--tRNA ligase: MNFVEELRWRGMLHDIMPGTEDVLNKGMASGYIGFDPTADSLHVGHLTQIMTLIHFQRAGHKPYALVGGATGMVGDPSGKSAERNLLSEDVLNHNLQSVQKQLEKFLDFNTGANSAQMVNNYDWFKNFTFLDFIRDVGKHLTVNYMMAKDSVKKRLEGDTGITFTEFTYQLVQGYDFYYLWKNHTCVLQMGGSDQWGNIVTGTELIRRKDQGEAYALTTQLIKKADGTKFGKTESGAVWLDARRTSPYQFYQFWLNTSDVDAKSYIRIFTLFDKAVIEALELEQDAAPHTRVLQKALAKDITIRVHGEAEYEKAIKSTEFLFGNTGIEFLNELNDDEVIGLFSGVPNFTISKSELEAGINATDLLAGITAVFPSKGEAKKMIQGGGVAINKAKINAAKDIYKTDKLINNKYLVAQKGKKNYFLIIAK; this comes from the coding sequence ATGAATTTTGTTGAAGAATTACGCTGGAGAGGCATGCTGCATGATATTATGCCCGGTACCGAGGATGTATTGAATAAAGGCATGGCATCGGGCTATATCGGTTTCGACCCTACTGCCGACTCGTTACATGTGGGCCACCTTACACAGATCATGACGCTTATCCATTTCCAACGTGCCGGCCACAAGCCTTATGCTTTGGTGGGTGGTGCAACCGGTATGGTAGGTGACCCTTCAGGTAAATCGGCCGAGCGTAATTTACTAAGCGAAGATGTGCTTAATCACAACCTGCAATCGGTACAAAAACAACTTGAGAAATTTTTAGATTTTAATACCGGTGCCAACAGCGCACAAATGGTAAACAATTACGATTGGTTTAAAAACTTTACTTTTTTAGATTTTATACGTGATGTAGGCAAGCACCTTACCGTTAATTATATGATGGCTAAGGATTCGGTAAAAAAGCGCTTAGAGGGTGATACCGGAATAACGTTCACCGAGTTTACTTACCAATTGGTACAGGGCTACGATTTTTACTATTTATGGAAAAACCATACCTGTGTACTGCAAATGGGCGGCAGCGACCAATGGGGTAATATAGTTACCGGTACTGAGTTGATACGCCGTAAGGACCAGGGCGAAGCTTATGCGTTAACCACACAATTGATAAAAAAAGCAGACGGTACCAAATTCGGCAAAACCGAAAGTGGCGCGGTATGGCTGGATGCCAGGCGTACATCGCCCTACCAGTTTTACCAATTTTGGTTAAACACAAGCGATGTTGATGCAAAATCATATATCCGTATTTTCACTTTGTTTGATAAGGCGGTTATTGAAGCTTTAGAGCTTGAGCAAGATGCTGCCCCACATACACGAGTATTGCAAAAAGCTTTGGCAAAGGATATTACCATACGTGTACATGGCGAAGCCGAATACGAAAAAGCAATAAAATCGACCGAGTTTTTATTTGGTAATACAGGCATCGAGTTTTTAAATGAGTTAAATGATGACGAAGTTATTGGCTTATTTAGCGGTGTACCTAACTTTACTATTAGTAAAAGCGAGCTGGAAGCCGGGATAAATGCTACCGATTTACTTGCCGGTATAACTGCAGTATTCCCTTCAAAAGGCGAAGCCAAAAAAATGATACAAGGCGGCGGAGTAGCTATAAACAAAGCCAAAATAAACGCAGCTAAAGATATTTACAAAACCGATAAACTCATCAATAACAAATACTTAGTAGCGCAAAAAGGAAAGAAAAATTATTTTTTAATAATTGCCAAATAA